A portion of the Girardinichthys multiradiatus isolate DD_20200921_A chromosome 23, DD_fGirMul_XY1, whole genome shotgun sequence genome contains these proteins:
- the LOC124860089 gene encoding uncharacterized protein LOC124860089 has product MAGYSIRVRSLAIWAELGVVVLHIKRNTLVPVVTVQLGEPVTLPCAFLEKYQSTTWLHWYKQSSGDTLKLIVMLQKGLRPKYGPDVSASRIKATNDDKFSNLTILRTVLQDEGMYHCAHMDWTESTWTGTYLLVKAKSGRTSNYTVVQQPTLSDPSHKVDSETLQCSVFSDSDISTCSGDPSVFWFRATSDRSFPDIIYTDGKTSENCEKRSDSQMRCFYNFSKSVNFSDAGTYYCAVATCGQILFGNGTILKRDETFKINMLVVTVICLVIYVIINIIFTCCQTQRCACQQFKERWSQRGQNFGQER; this is encoded by the exons ATGGCCGGGTACTCCATTAgagtgaggagcttggccatctggGCAGAGCTTGGAGTAGTagtcctccacatcaagagga ATACTTTGGTCCCAGTGGTCACGGTTCAACTTGGTGAACCTGTGACTTTGCCATGTgcttttttggagaaatatcagAGCACCACATGGCTTCACTGGTACAAACAGAGTTCAGGAGATACTCTGAAATTAATTGTGATGCTGCAGAAAGGCTTAAGGCCCAAGTATGGACCAGACGTCTCTGCCTCAAGAATAAAAGCAACAAATGATGATAAATTCAGCAATCTAACCATTCTGAGGACAGTTCTACAAGATGAAGGaatgtatcactgtgctcataTGGACTGGACTGAATCTACTTGGACCGGGACCTATTTGTTAGTAAAAG CAAAATCTGGGCGAACCTCGAACTACACAGTTGTTCAGCAGCCAACATTATCAGATCCATCCCATAAAGTGGATTCAGAAACTCTGCAGTGTTCAGTCTTCTCTGACTCTGACATCTCAACCTGTTCAGGAGATCCTAGTGTATTCTGGTTCAGGGCAACATCAGATAGGTCCTTCCCTGATATTATCTACACTGAtggaaaaacatctgaaaattgCGAGAAGAGATCTGACTCTCAGATGAGATGTTTTTATAACTTCTCTAAGAGCGTCAACTTCTCTGATGCTGGGACATATTACTGTGCTGTGGCCACATGTGGACAGATATTATTTGGAAATGGAACTATCCTTAAAAGGG atgaaacatttaaaatcaacaTGCTGGTGGTCACAGTCATCTGCCTGGTTATTTATGTAATTATTAATATCATTTTCACCTGTTGCCAAACTCAAAGATGTGCATGTCAACAATTTAAAG AAAGatggtcacagagaggacagaaCTTTGGCCAAGAGAGATAA